ACTTTCTTTTTTGTACGCTGATAATTGAATTGTTGAACCAATTTCTGCGGATGCAACAATTGAATAAAAATAACTTGCAGAACTCCAATCAGATTCTACAACAACAGTTTGTTTTGCGATGTTTTTCTTCGGATGAACTTTGATGAAATTCCCTTCAAAAGTATTTTCAATTCCTAATTGCGTTAACAAACTCAATGTCATCTTAATATAAGGAACAGACGTTATTTTTCCAACCAATTCAATTTCTAGTCCGTTTTGTAATTTTGATGCAATTAATAATAAAGAAGAAATATATTGGCTACTAACATTTCCATTAATTTGAACTTTATCTTTTGTAATTTTTGCTCCCTTAATTCTTATTGGTGGATATCCTTCTTTATCTTCATAGGTAATTTCTGCACCTAAATCACTCAACGCATTTACCAAAATTTCAATAGGTCTGTTTTGCATTCTTTCAGAACCTGTCAACACAGTTTCTCTAACTTCGTTTACAGCAAAATAACTTGTTAAAAAACGCATTGCTGTTCCTGCATGCCCAATATCTACAAGTACTTCTTTGGTTGATAAAGCATGTTGCATGTGTACAGAATCATCAGAATCTGATAAATTATCAATGGTAATTTCTGGAAACAGTTTTTGCAAAATCAATAATCTATTAGATTCACTTTTAGAACCAGAAATTGTTATTTCTTGATTTATTTTTTTATCGGCTAAAACATTTAACAATATGTCCATTCTAAAAATTGATTTTTAATTCTTACTTTTAAACTCTAAAACTATAACTAATCCTTATGAAAAAATATCTTTTTCTGGCTTTTTGCTTTTTCTTATCTGCAAATGCCAAAGTTAATGCACAAAAAAAAGCTACCCAAGTTTCTGACGAATATTTTAGCGAAGTAAAATACAGAAATATTGGTCCTTTTAGAGGTGGAAGATCTGCAGCAGTTACAGGCGTAAACAACAAAGCAAACTTATTTTATATGGGTGCCACTGGTGGTGGAGTTTGGAAAACTACAGATGCTGGTAATACTTGGCAAAATATTTCTGACGGATTTTTTGGTGGTTCAGTAGGTGCAGTTGCAGTTGCAGAATCTGACAATAATGTAATTTATGTTGGAATGGGCGAAAAAACCGTTCGTGGAAATGTTTCTTCTGGTGATGGAATTTGGAAATCTGAAAACGCAGGAAAAACCTGGAAACATATGGGTTTAAAAAATTCAAGACACATTCCAAGAATGCGTATTCACCCAAAAAATGCAGATATTGTATTTGCAGGAGTTATGGGAGATTTATACAAACCAACCCAAGAAAGAGGTGTTTATAAAACGATTGATGGTGGAGAAACTTGGAGAAAAGTACTGTTTTCTGATGAAAACTCTGGAGTTGTCGATTTAATTATCGACCCAAATAATCCTAGAATTTTATATGCCACAACTTGGGATGTAAGAAGAACTCCTTACAGTTTATCTTCTGGAGGAAAAGGTTCTGCACTTTGGAAAAGTACTGACGAAGGTGAAACTTGGACGAATATTTCTACCAATAAAGGATTACCAAGTGGTATTTGGGGAATTGCTGGAGTTACAGTTTCGCCAGTAAATTCGGATATTGTGTATGCTTTAATCGAAAATGATAAAGGTGGCGTTTACAAATCTACAGATGCAGGAAAAACTTGGAGCTTAATAAATTCTGAACGTAAATTACGCCAAAGAGCTTGGTATTACACACGTTTGTATGCAGATACGCAAGATGAAGATATTTTATACGTATTAAATGTGCGTTACCACAAATCTACAGATGGTGGAAGAAGTTACAAGACTTACAATGCACCTCATGGAGATCATCATGATTTATGGATTGCTCCAGAAGACAATCAAAGAATGATTATTGGTGATGATGGAGGAGCGCAAGTTTCTTTTGATGCTGGTGAAAACTGGAGTACCTATATGAATCAACCAACTTCACAATTTTATAGAGTTACCACAGATAATCATTTTCCTTACCGAATTTTAGCAGCGCAACAAGATAATTCTACTGTAAGAATTTCGCACAGAAATGATGGTAGATTTATAACAGAATCTGATTGGAGCTCAACTGCTGGTGGAGAAAGTGCCCATATTGCAGTAGATCCTTTAAATGATGACATTGTTTACGGAGGAAGTTATGGTGGTTTACTAACAAGAGTAAATCATAAAACCAACGAAACTCGAGCTATAAATGTTTGGCCAGATGACCCAATGGGTCATGGAGCTGAAGATTTTAAATACAGATTTCAATGGAATTTCCCAATTTTCTTTTCACCAAATAACAAAAAACGCTTGTACGCTGCTTCTAATCATTTGCATATTACAGAAGATGAAGGACAATCTTGGAAATTAATCAGTCCAGATTTAACAAGAAACGATCCTGAAACATTAAAATCTTCTGGAGGGCCAATTACACAAGATAATACTGGTGTAGAATATTATGGAACTATTTTCGCGGCTACAGAATCTGCTTTAGAACCTGGTTTAATTTATACAGGTTCAGATGATGGTTTGGTACACGTTTCTAAAAATAATGGTGAAAATTGGGAAAACATCACTCCTAAAAAAATGCCAGAATGGATGATGATCAACTGTATTGAAGTGAGTCCTTTTGATAAAGGAAGCGCTTATATTGTAGGTACAAAATACAAATCTGGAGATTACAAACCTTACATCTATAAAACTGATAATTATGGAAAATCTTGGGATTTAATCGTTGAAGGAATTGAAGGTGAAAGTTTTACAAGAGCTTTAAGAGCAGATCCAAAACGTAAAGGTTTGTTATATGCAGGAACTGAAAAAGGAATGTATGTTTCTTTTGATGATGGAAAAAACTGGGAATCTTTTCAGCAAAATCTACCAATTGTGCCTATCACAGATTTAGCCATTAAAGACGATAATTTAATTGTGGCAACGCAAGGAAGATCGCTTTGGGTTATTGACGATTTAACACCTTTACATCAATTAAATTCATCAACATTAAAAAAAGAAGTTGTTTTATACAAACCAAAAGATGCATATAATTTATCTGGTGGAAATGGACGAACTTCTAGAACTGCAGGAACCAATCATGCAGGTGGTGTTGCTGTAAATTATTTCATCAAAAATGCCAATGAAAAAGACACAATTTCACTTTCTTTTTACGATTTGAATGATAATTTAATTAAGAAATTTTCAACAAAACCTAATAAAGAGAAAGAAGAAAGTACTTTAAAAGTTGAAGATGGAAATAATATTTTCAACTGGAACATGATGTATGATGGAGCAGAATCTGTTGATGGAATGATTTTGTGGTGGGCTTCTTTAAACGGACCAATGGCTTTGCCTGGAACTTATAAAGTGGAATTGGCTGTAAATGATGCAAAGCAAACTCAAAACTTTACAATCATTAACAACCCAAGTTCTGAAGTTACAGAAGCTGAAATGAAAGCACAGTTTGATTTCATCAACGACATCAACAAGAAAATGACGGAAATTCACAAAGGATTAAAAAATGTGAAGAAAGTTAGAAGTCAAGTTGGATTGTTAAAGAAGTCAATTACCAATAAAAAGAAACATAAAGAACTCATCGATTTTGCTGATAAATTAGTAAAAGATTTAACAAAAATCGAAGAAACTTTATATCAAACAAAGTCTAAAAGTGGGCAAGATCCTTTAAATTATCCAATTCGTTTAAATAACAAATTGGCGCATTTAAACTCTTTAACAAGAGTTGGAAACTACGCTCCTACTCAACAGGCAATCGATTTTAAAAATGAAATTACAAAAGAAATTGATGCAGAATTAGTAAAATTAAATGCACTTTTTACAAATGGCGTAAAAGAATTAAATCAAAAAGTAAAAGATAGTAATATCGATTTGATTCAGTTGGATTAAAAGAAAATAAACACATAAAAAAAAGATGTCACATTGAGCTTGTTGAAATATAACAAAAGGTCTTCAACAAGCTCAGACTGACATTTGTTTGATACATTGTTATTTGATAATGAGTAAATAACTTAGTGTTCCTAAAATACAATTGAAATTCACAAGGTCACATTGAGCTTGTCGAAATGCAAATAAATATCTTTGAAAAGGTCAGACTAAAATTCGTTAGGTTCATTATTATTTGAAAATTAGAAAATAATATAGTATTCCAAAACCCAAATAAAACTCAAAAGATCATAATAAGTTTGTCGAAATGCAACAAAAGGTCTTCGACAAGCTCAGACTGACATTCGTTTGATACATTGTTATTTGATAATCGGTAAATAACTTAGTGTTCCTAAAACTCAATTAAAACCTCAAAAGGTCACATTGAGCTTGTCGAAATGCATGCAAAAATCTTCGACAAGCTCAAACAGACATTCATTATATAAATTGTCTTTAGAATTAATTTAAAAAAAATAGTTGTAATTATAATTTATCAAACTAAAATATTCAAAATTTCATCAATTTAAAAATTAAAAAATGAGAGCTTATTATGTTTACATTTTGCTCTGTTCTGATAATTCATTTTACACAGGAATGACCAATGATTTAGAGCGAAGAATGATAGAACACAAATCTGGAAAAAGTAAAGATTCTTATACTGGCTCTAGATTACCATTAGAACTAAAATGGTATTTGGAATGTTCAGATCCCAGAGATGCAATTCAATACGAAAAGAAAATAAAAGGTTGGTCTAGAAGAAAAAAACAAGCTTTAATTGATGAAAATTGGGATGATTTAGTTAAGTTTTCTAAAAATTATACAGAAAATTTTGGATCAAGAATGTAGTAGAAAGATCTTCGACAAGCTCAGACTGACATTCGTTAAATATATTGTTATTTGATAATAAGTAAATAACTTAGTATTCCTAAAATCCGGTTGAAATTCACAAGGTTACATTGAGCTTGTCGAAATGCACTCAAATGTTTTTGACAAACTATAATTGACATTTCTAAATTCTTTGCTATTTGAAAATCAGAAAATAATATAGTTCTCCAAAATTCAAATAAAACTCAAAAGATCATAATAAGTTTGTCGAAATACAACAAAAGGTCTTCGTCAAGCTCAGACTGACATTCGTTTGATACATTGTTATTTGATAATCGGTAAATAACTTAGTGTTCCTAAAACTCAATTAAAAATTCAAAAGGTCACATTGAACTTGTCGAAATGGAATAACGTAATCCTTCTATAATTCAAGGTTTCATTAGTTTTTACGAATCCTACTTCATATTCTTATTTGTAATATAAACACCGTAAATAAAACTAATAACTACTTTAATTCCCCAAAAAGATTTCCATTTCCCATCATTAAAATTAGCTTCAGAAACTGTTGCAAATTCTCCTGCAAATATTTCTCGCCAACTATTCATAAATAATGAAATTAGAGTAACTATAATAAAAAAGGGAATGGCTACTTTAAAAAAGTTTCTCCAAAATTCTGGTTGTTTTATTTTTTCTGTAAACTTCATTTATTTTAGTTTTTGGTTATTATGATGACGATTATGATCACGTTTTGTTTTGATGTCTAATTTTTTCTCGAAAGCATCTTGTAAATTAATTCCTGTTTGATTTGCCAAACATAAAACCACAAAAACTACATCTGCTAATTCTTCACCTAAATCTTTATTCTTATCAGATTCTTTTTCACTTTGCTCTCCATAACGTCTTGCAATAATTCTGGCAACTTCGCCAACTTCCTCCGTTAATTGAGCCATATTTGTAAGCTCGTTAAAATAACGAACTCCGTGATTTTTTATCCAATCGTCTACTTGTTGTTGTGCGTTTTGTATGTTCATTTTTTATGATTAAAAATTCATAGAAATTCCAAAAGTTCTTGGAGTTACTTGCAAATCCCAAACTACTTTTTTCTGTTTTTTTACGGAGTTGTATTTTTCAGCGTATTTGGTGTCTAAAAATTTATCTATTGCTTCAACAATAAAAATACTAATTGCTGTAGAAAATAAAACATCTGAAACCCAATGAAAACGATCTATAATTCTACTTAAACCAGGAATAGAACCTACTGTATACAAACCCGCTTTTATCCAAGGATTATCAAATTGTTTTGCAATAGCGTACGCATTTGTAAAACCTAACATTACATGACCAGAAGGAAAAGAATCGTAGTTAAAAACCCTGTCTATATGAAAAGGATCAAATTTACCTTTTCCAACATCTATTCTTGGTCTTGCTCTACCAATAATTCTTTTTGAAACTTGTTGTAATAAACCAGCAGCAGATGCAGATGAAATTAACAAAACACCTGTTCTTCTTAATTTTGGATCATCTATAAACAAACCTGTTAAGTAAACAGCTCCAGTAATCATGTAATTGTTGTTTGGACTTCCAATATCATTTCCATAATCTACCAACCAACGAGGCACATCTCCACTCCAACCTTTTGCCCAATTATCTATATGATCATCGACTGTGTAAAGTGCTGCTGTACCTACAGCAACATATCCAAAATTTGCGAATTGTTTTTTTTGCCAATGCAAAGGTCTTGTATAAGCATAGCCCATTCCTCCAGCCATATTTCCTAAATCGTATGTAAATTTTTGCCAAAAATTTCTGTTGGAGTCTAAATTGAAAGCGATTTTTTCAGTTTGCGAAAAACTTGAGTGTACACAAAAAGTGAATAAAAAAACAACAAATACTTTTTTCATCGAATAAAATTGAAGCTTCAAAGATAAAGTTTCTAAAATAATTTGGTTTGATTCAAACTATTATTTCTTTTTAGGTAGAAAACTCGTTTTAATTGATTTCAACTTTTGAAAGCATATGAAATTAAAAGTTCTTTAAATACTGTATTAAATAAATTATATTTACAAGATAAAAAGTTACACAAAAAACATCTTATCCCTTTAAATTTAAGGAATAAACATAATAAAAGTTGTTATATAAGGAGTTAGCTACAATTTAAGAAAAATGAAAACCATTACAATTTTATTATTCACGTTATTTTCTAATTTATTGATTTCTCAAAATCTCATTAAAAAGGAAATCCTAAACGATGAAAACTCGAAACTAGTTGGAATGAAAGAGTTTAAAGAGAAAATAAAAAACAGAAATTATGTTTATAGCTTAATTGAAAATGATACTGCCTATATAGGAAAAATATCTTTTAGAGAATCAATTGGCAAAATAACTCCTGACTTAAGACTTTCGCTGATTAAGTATTTGGGAGAAATTACTAAATTAAAAGTAGATTCTACTAAAAATATTGTTATAAACTTTTTCTATAACCCAAAAGTTAAACCTAAAGGCTCATGTATTGATTATTATACTTCTGACAGAAAATATATAAGATATTTTAAAAAAAATGAAACCAGTATACAGTTTTTCATTACCGAAAAAAATTATGATTATGATAAAAAACATGTATTTGAAGACAAAGATGATTTTTTAAGACAATTACTTTTTAAATATGATTTTGGCTGTGGAAATTATATAATAATTAAAAATAATGGTGCAATTTTAAGAAGATTCGGAGAGTATCGACAAGATGAAATAAGAATAAAACTTAAAGAACTGTAGCTAACTTCAGAATATAACTAGGCACTTTCAGAATTAAATAAACACTTGTTTATCAGTTAAATAAGTTGTATTTTAGATAAACCAAACCCCGTAAATAGGCAAAAAGCCTAAAAAACGGGGTTTTTCTTTTTTACAAATATGAAAATACGAAGAATTTCTGACTTCCAGTACTCTTTTTCTTTTTTATCCTCTACAGAGGAATTAGAAAAATTCAAAGCACGTTTTTTAATGTCTGATTTAGGTAAAATTTACAGTGCAATTCCTTGGAAAAATTTAGTCAAATCATTTAAAATTACAGAAGCTATCAAAGGACCAGACTGTATTTTTAGCCCTCAAGGAAAATTAGGTTTAATGTTTTTAAAACATTATGCTTGTTGTTCTGATAAGCGTTTGATTGAGCAGTTGAATTCCAATTATAATTATCAGTTTTTTTGTGGTATTTATTTAGGATTTGATACCCTTGAAAACTATAAAATAGTGAGTCAAATACGTTGCGAATTAGCTGCTGATTTAAACATTAGTTCAACAGAAAAAATACTATTTAATTATTGGAGTAAATATATTGATGAACAAGAAAAAGCAACAACAGATGCCACTTGTTATGAGAGTGAAGTTCGCTATCCAACAGATCAAAAACTATTGAAAGAATCTGTTGACTGGTGCTATAAACAAATGAAGATAATTTGTAAATCTTTAGGTGTAAAACTTCCTAGAACCAAATACTTGAAATGGTCAAAAAGATATGTTGGTTATAGTAAAATGCGAAGAAAAACAACAAAGAAAAGAACCTCCATAACAAGAGCTTTTTTAAAACTATTACGCAAATTATTAGCGGAGATTAAAACTCTTGAAAAACAACATTATTTTACAATGCCAAATCGTTTTTATAAAACACTAAATACAGTAAAAAAAATATTCTCACAACAGTATTTACTGTTTGAGAAAGGAGAAAAACCAAAGAATAGAATCGTAAGCATAAGCAAAGATTACTTACGTCCAATAGTGAGAGGAAAAGAGATAAAAAAAGTAGAATTTGGGGCAAAAGTAAACAAACTTCAAATTGATGGAATTAACTTTATACAGAAAATAAGTTTTGATAACTTTAATGAAGGGACACAATTTAAAAATACAGTTTATAAGGCACAAGGATTAACCAATAGGAAAATTAAAATACTTGGTGCAGATGCTATTTATGCAACGAATAAGAACAGAGTTTTTGCAACTTCAAACCATATACAAACAGACTTCAAACCTAAAGGAAGACCTTCAAAGCATCATAAAGAGCAAAAAAAGCTCAAAAAAATGATTACCAAAGAAAGAGCTTCTAGATTAGAGGGGGGTTTTGGTAAAGAAAAGGAACATTATCATCTAAAAAAGATAAAAGCGAAAACCAAACCAACAGAAATACTTTGGATATTCTTTGGTATTCATACTGCAAATTGCCTTGAAATTGGCAGAAGAATGCAAAATCAAATTTTACAAAAAGTAGCCTAAATTTTTAAAATAAAAATTAAAAACACAGGATAACTATGCAATAAGGTTACTGCGAAACATAAAAAAGGTATATAAATTAAAAAAGTGATAGAAAATTATAATTTTCTATCACTTTTTTAAAATAATTTTCAAAAAATTAAACTACTTCTGAAAGTGCCTAACTAATAGAATTTAAAGGATTTCCAACAGTTAAGATACTAACTATTTAGTTAAAAATCAATCTAAAAAATCAACAACCTCCTTATAAAAATCTTTAGGGTTTTCTGCATGCAACCAATGACCCGCTTTTTTAATTTCTACAATTTTATTGTTGGGAAAATGAGTGTCGATTATAAAATGTTCTGAAGGAATTATATAATCAGATTTTTCTCCTTTTAAAAATAAAGTCTCTTTTGTAAAGGTTGTATTTTGTGGCAAAGGTTTGCCAACTTCTGGGTTATTTTCTGTGAGCGATTTTAAATTAAAACGATAATCTAAAACTCCCTTCTCTTTCCAATAGACATTTTTTAGTAAAAACTGACGCACACCAAGCTCAGGAATTAATTCAGCAACTTTATCGTCTACCAAACTTCTAGAATTTTGAACCGAAAAATCTACCGAATTTAAGCCTGCTAAAATTGCATTATGATGTGGTGCATATTCTTTAGGTGAAATATCTACAATAATTAATTTATCAACCAAATCAGGATATTTTACAGCAAATAACATCGCTGTTTTTCCTCCCATAGAATGCCCAATCAAATACATACTTTCTAATTGATGATGTTGAATATATGTATGTAAATCATCAACCAAAAGCTCATAATTAAATTCATCTGCATGAAAACTTCGCCCATGATTTCTTTGATCTATTAAATGAACTTGGTAATTTTCTGCAAACTGATTTCCTAGCGTTTTCCAATTATCACTCGAACCAAAATAACCATGTAAAATTAATAAGGGTTTACCTTTACCAGAAATTATAGAATGTAAGATGTTGTTTTCTTTCATGTTTTGTTTTTTACGCAGAGAATCACAGAGTTTTCTTTTGTACTCTTAATTTGAGTTTCACAGAGGAATTTTGAAAACTAACATCATTTTTTACTTAAAAACAAAACTTTAAACTATCTTTAAATTAAATGATGAAGTTGTATATTAAACACTGACTGCCAACTGCTACTGCAAACTGCAAACTATTTTAACCTATGCAAATACATTTTAACCACATTCTCTAATCCTAAATATAAGCTTTCAGCAATTAAAGCATGGCCAATTGAAACTTCTGCTAAATTAGGTATGTTTTCTTTAAAAAATTGGATATTTTCCAGACTTAAATCATGACCAGCATTAATTCCCAAACCTAATTTGTGTGCTAAAATTGCAGCTTCAGTATAAGGTTTTACGGCGCTTTTGTTTCCTTTACCAAACTCGCTTGCAAAATGTTCTGTGTATAATTCAATTCTGTCTGTTCCTGTTTTTGCAGCAGCTTCAATTAATTTTGAATCTGTATCAATAAAAATTGATGTTCTAATATTATTTCTTTGAAATTCTTGAATTACTTCTTGTAAAAAAGATTGATGTTCAATCGTATTCCAACCAGCATTTGACGTAATTGCATCTACAGCATCTGGCACTAAAGTTACTTGCGTTGGTTTAGTTTCTAACACCAAATCCATAAAAGATTTAATAGGATTTCCTTCAATATTAAACTCGGTTCTTACTGTGTTTTTTAAATCGCGAGCATCTTGATATCTAATATGTCTTTCATCTGGTCTTGGGTGAATGGTAATTCCTTGCCCTCCAAAATCTTCAATATCGTGAGCAACTTTTAATAAATTTGGCACATTTCCACCTCTAGAATTTCTTAAAGTTGCAATTTTATTAATATTTACGCTTAACTTTGTCATCATTTAAAATTAAATTAGGCTAAACTGATAAATTTCAGACATCAATTTTAAGAATAGAAAAATATAAATATCATTCAAAAATAAGTGTCTTCAGTTTTAATTTTTAACCTAAAATTAGGCATCAAAGATAACCCATTTAATCATTTTATCCTATATTCGTAAAGAATGAACATAAACGATTACATACTCGAAGAGATTAAAGCGCTAAAACTAAACGACACTGTAAAAGGTGCCCAAAGCTTGTTTAAAAATTACCCAATTACTCATTTTCCTGTTATAGAAGATGATAAATTGTTAGGTTCTTTTGCAGAAGACGACTTGCAAACCATTGACAATAAAGAAGATGAGTTAGTGAGTTATGCGCATTTATTAAATTCTTTTTTTGCTGATGAAAAAGCAACTGTTTTAGAATTGTTAAAGATTTTTGCAGATAATGATACGAATGTAATTCCTGTTTTAAACAAAGACCGAAATTATATTGGGTATTATGATTTGCGTGATGTTTTAGATGTTTTTTCTACAAGTCCTTTTTTAATTGAAGAAAGTGAAACTTTAATCATCGAAAAATTAGAGGAAGACTACTCTATGAGTGAAGTTACACAAATTGTAGAAAGCAATGGAGGCAAATTATTGGGCTTATATATTTCCGAAAGAAATGAAGGTGCTGCACAAATAACCTTAAAAATTGTATCCGAAGAAATAAACGAAATTATGCACACGTTTAGGCGTTATGATTACAAAGTAATTTCCACGCACGAAAATGATATTTATTTAGAGGATTTAAAAAACAGATCTGAATACTTGCAGAAATACTTAGAGATGTAACTGAGAAGTTAAAAGTTGGAAGTTTGAAGTTGGAAGTTTGAAGTTTGAAGTTTGAAGTTGGAAGTTGGAAGTTAAATAATAAAAGAATAGTTTGAAAAAAGTTGCAATTTACGGTCAGTCTTATTCAATTTCTGCAGAGAAAGAAATGCAGATTTTACTAGAAGTTTTGAATGAAAATAATATTGTGAGTTTTATTGAGCATAAATTTTACGATTTATTAGTAGAAGGCAATATACTAGATAAAAAATACCCAACATTTTCTCATTTTTCAGACTTAAACGATTCTTTTGATGCCATGTTTACCCTTGGTGGAGATGGAACAATTTTAAGAGCTGTAACCTATATTAGAGATCTAAACATTCCCATTTTAGGAATTAATACTGGTAGATTAGGTTTTTTAGCAACCATCAACAAAAAAACCATTACAGAGAGCATCAATTTAATATTAAATGGCGAATTTTCCATTCAAAAAAGAACGTTACTCTCTGTTAAAACATCACCTGAAACAGCTGCTTTTGAAGAATTAAATTTTGCTTTAAACGAAGTTACCATCGCAAGAAAAAACACCACTTCTATGATTGGTGTAAAAACCAGTTTAAATAATGAGTACTTAACCAACTATTGGGCAGATGGGTTAATTATTGCAACACCAACAGGCTCTACAGGCTATTCTTTAAGTTGTAATGGTCCAGTAATTTCGCCAAATTCTGAAAATTTTATAATTACACCTATTGCACCTCATAATTTGAATGCAAGACCCATGGTTATTTCTGATAAAACTTCCATTCAATTAACGGTAGACTCTAGAGAAAAAGATTTTTTAATTTCTTTAGACTCCAGAATTACAACCGTACCAAAAAACACACAAGTTTTTATAGAAAAAGCGGCATTTACCATTCAGAGTATTATACCTAAAAACCAATCTTTTTTGCAAACGTTACGCACCAAGTTATTATGGGGAGAAGATACAAGAAACGAAACCAACCTTTAACGTTTACATTACAATAAAACCCTTAATTAGTTGTTATTCAAAAAAGACTGAATATTAACTTTAAAA
The DNA window shown above is from Polaribacter sp. Hel_I_88 and carries:
- a CDS encoding 3-phosphoshikimate 1-carboxyvinyltransferase, producing the protein MDILLNVLADKKINQEITISGSKSESNRLLILQKLFPEITIDNLSDSDDSVHMQHALSTKEVLVDIGHAGTAMRFLTSYFAVNEVRETVLTGSERMQNRPIEILVNALSDLGAEITYEDKEGYPPIRIKGAKITKDKVQINGNVSSQYISSLLLIASKLQNGLEIELVGKITSVPYIKMTLSLLTQLGIENTFEGNFIKVHPKKNIAKQTVVVESDWSSASYFYSIVASAEIGSTIQLSAYKKESLQGDSCLSEIYQHFGVTTTFGDNFITLKKEKESNKEVLEIDLKNAPDIAQTIAVTCFSEGIACNLAGLHTLKIKETDRLVALEDELTKLGAKISVTNESLHLEKSTKINQNIAIKTYNDHRMAMAFAPLALKVPVKILNAEVVTKSYQKFWDDMQQIGIQQKEVKR
- a CDS encoding transposase, which produces MKIRRISDFQYSFSFLSSTEELEKFKARFLMSDLGKIYSAIPWKNLVKSFKITEAIKGPDCIFSPQGKLGLMFLKHYACCSDKRLIEQLNSNYNYQFFCGIYLGFDTLENYKIVSQIRCELAADLNISSTEKILFNYWSKYIDEQEKATTDATCYESEVRYPTDQKLLKESVDWCYKQMKIICKSLGVKLPRTKYLKWSKRYVGYSKMRRKTTKKRTSITRAFLKLLRKLLAEIKTLEKQHYFTMPNRFYKTLNTVKKIFSQQYLLFEKGEKPKNRIVSISKDYLRPIVRGKEIKKVEFGAKVNKLQIDGINFIQKISFDNFNEGTQFKNTVYKAQGLTNRKIKILGADAIYATNKNRVFATSNHIQTDFKPKGRPSKHHKEQKKLKKMITKERASRLEGGFGKEKEHYHLKKIKAKTKPTEILWIFFGIHTANCLEIGRRMQNQILQKVA
- a CDS encoding alpha/beta fold hydrolase, with the translated sequence MKENNILHSIISGKGKPLLILHGYFGSSDNWKTLGNQFAENYQVHLIDQRNHGRSFHADEFNYELLVDDLHTYIQHHQLESMYLIGHSMGGKTAMLFAVKYPDLVDKLIIVDISPKEYAPHHNAILAGLNSVDFSVQNSRSLVDDKVAELIPELGVRQFLLKNVYWKEKGVLDYRFNLKSLTENNPEVGKPLPQNTTFTKETLFLKGEKSDYIIPSEHFIIDTHFPNNKIVEIKKAGHWLHAENPKDFYKEVVDFLD
- a CDS encoding phosphatase PAP2 family protein, whose translation is MKKVFVVFLFTFCVHSSFSQTEKIAFNLDSNRNFWQKFTYDLGNMAGGMGYAYTRPLHWQKKQFANFGYVAVGTAALYTVDDHIDNWAKGWSGDVPRWLVDYGNDIGSPNNNYMITGAVYLTGLFIDDPKLRRTGVLLISSASAAGLLQQVSKRIIGRARPRIDVGKGKFDPFHIDRVFNYDSFPSGHVMLGFTNAYAIAKQFDNPWIKAGLYTVGSIPGLSRIIDRFHWVSDVLFSTAISIFIVEAIDKFLDTKYAEKYNSVKKQKKVVWDLQVTPRTFGISMNF
- a CDS encoding nucleotide pyrophosphohydrolase; translated protein: MNIQNAQQQVDDWIKNHGVRYFNELTNMAQLTEEVGEVARIIARRYGEQSEKESDKNKDLGEELADVVFVVLCLANQTGINLQDAFEKKLDIKTKRDHNRHHNNQKLK
- a CDS encoding glycosyl hydrolase, with the translated sequence MKKYLFLAFCFFLSANAKVNAQKKATQVSDEYFSEVKYRNIGPFRGGRSAAVTGVNNKANLFYMGATGGGVWKTTDAGNTWQNISDGFFGGSVGAVAVAESDNNVIYVGMGEKTVRGNVSSGDGIWKSENAGKTWKHMGLKNSRHIPRMRIHPKNADIVFAGVMGDLYKPTQERGVYKTIDGGETWRKVLFSDENSGVVDLIIDPNNPRILYATTWDVRRTPYSLSSGGKGSALWKSTDEGETWTNISTNKGLPSGIWGIAGVTVSPVNSDIVYALIENDKGGVYKSTDAGKTWSLINSERKLRQRAWYYTRLYADTQDEDILYVLNVRYHKSTDGGRSYKTYNAPHGDHHDLWIAPEDNQRMIIGDDGGAQVSFDAGENWSTYMNQPTSQFYRVTTDNHFPYRILAAQQDNSTVRISHRNDGRFITESDWSSTAGGESAHIAVDPLNDDIVYGGSYGGLLTRVNHKTNETRAINVWPDDPMGHGAEDFKYRFQWNFPIFFSPNNKKRLYAASNHLHITEDEGQSWKLISPDLTRNDPETLKSSGGPITQDNTGVEYYGTIFAATESALEPGLIYTGSDDGLVHVSKNNGENWENITPKKMPEWMMINCIEVSPFDKGSAYIVGTKYKSGDYKPYIYKTDNYGKSWDLIVEGIEGESFTRALRADPKRKGLLYAGTEKGMYVSFDDGKNWESFQQNLPIVPITDLAIKDDNLIVATQGRSLWVIDDLTPLHQLNSSTLKKEVVLYKPKDAYNLSGGNGRTSRTAGTNHAGGVAVNYFIKNANEKDTISLSFYDLNDNLIKKFSTKPNKEKEESTLKVEDGNNIFNWNMMYDGAESVDGMILWWASLNGPMALPGTYKVELAVNDAKQTQNFTIINNPSSEVTEAEMKAQFDFINDINKKMTEIHKGLKNVKKVRSQVGLLKKSITNKKKHKELIDFADKLVKDLTKIEETLYQTKSKSGQDPLNYPIRLNNKLAHLNSLTRVGNYAPTQQAIDFKNEITKEIDAELVKLNALFTNGVKELNQKVKDSNIDLIQLD
- a CDS encoding GIY-YIG nuclease family protein, giving the protein MRAYYVYILLCSDNSFYTGMTNDLERRMIEHKSGKSKDSYTGSRLPLELKWYLECSDPRDAIQYEKKIKGWSRRKKQALIDENWDDLVKFSKNYTENFGSRM